The window TTGGACCCGACATCGGCTAATTGATCAGCGAGGTTCTTTAGTTCTTCACAGTAAGcagaaatatttggaaaattatccAACTTGCAGTTTGTAAACTGATTCATGAGGGCTAGGGCTCTAGTATGTTTGTTGTCATGGAATAGGCTTTTCAGCCGATCTCAAGCTTTCTTTGCGGTGAGGTCAGCTTCCATGATGGTTCGAAGTAATTCTTTGGAGATAGTAGCATAGATCCACTGGAGAACAATCGCATCGTGTCGTTCCCAGACTTCTTGCGTGATTTCAATAGCCTTAGAAGAAGTAGACGCAGGTATTGTTTCAGAGGTGAGATGTGCAAGCACATCATGTGCTTTGTAGTGTATTTTAAACAGTTCACTCCATGTTTTGTATTGATTGTTGTCCAACTCGAGTTTGATTGGAACATAGTGGAGTATGTGGTTGATTGGTTGAAGTTTAGTGAGTTCCGAAGACATGATAAAGGGTAGAAAAAGATGAAGATGCAGTAGAAGTGAggttgtgtgatgccccgtacaaaattaacgtgtacggatcatcaacaacaggatcattacaaggtcaaacactatatgctgttttaaaagaagtttgcattcataagaaaaggtgatgtcttaaccaacatcaaatgttttacaacgaaagtatgcttctatgaatagaagcaattaatgatagtacgtgacccaatggtcattacaaatacattgttcaaaagtaataaagtttgaatgcaaaataaatgtttcatgcgaagacatctctaataagcgcagcgggagtctacaaagcatggcaactacagcggaagcaatcaaaccttaagcatctgagaaaaacatgcttaaaaacgtcaacacgaatgttggtgagctatagtttaagtataacagtaatgtaaggtaggccacgagatttcagtatttcaaaacagtatgaaaagtatatgtataaccgtgggcacttggtaactaacttaacgtaaataacaccccctaaaagtacacttggcaagtgcataagtttacgaagtattaaacacctgttaaatgctaacgctactagcccgagtggggatgtcaaaccctatggatccatatctaagattcgcgttcaccggttcaaagaccaatgactaaacgttaccgagctaaggggaaagtttatgccgttgtataacccacacatatataaagtttaagtactcgtgcctagtatgtaaaacgtaaaatgcgcatgtattctcagtcccaaaatagttaaagtaaaaagggatgctataactcacagtgaaaagtagtaaaagtcgatacgcgggaatagtaagcaagtggttagtccggaaggtcctcaacctaagtaaaaagttactaagtcagtaaatcgttcccaaaggtttaaaagtatgtaaattaggtcttaagtatcatcatcattcatcattaatcaaaaagtgtaaagtaagtttcaatcaagaatagagtttgaaataaaggctggatTCGTTCAGTCGTCAcgatctctatacaaactgaaatgatgtgagaccagtggccatggatccgtatatgagtcccctagagtctgaccaatttccagaaccaaactcgtcttcgtgtgaccgtggcgacggtttaagtgagagtagg of the Rutidosis leptorrhynchoides isolate AG116_Rl617_1_P2 chromosome 5, CSIRO_AGI_Rlap_v1, whole genome shotgun sequence genome contains:
- the LOC139848529 gene encoding uncharacterized protein; the protein is MSSELTKLQPINHILHYVPIKLELDNNQYKTWSELFKIHYKAHDVLAHLTSETIPASTSSKAIEITQEVWERHDAIVLQWIYATISKELLRTIMEADLTAKKA